The following DNA comes from Candidatus Desulfofervidus auxilii.
TGATGAGAGAACAAATAGAAAAATTTTTAGGGGAAGAAAATAGATATACAGAGGTTCATGAAAGAATTGCAAAGATAGCTAAGGAAAACAGAGGCAAGTTAGAAAAGTGGAAAAGAGAAGATCTTTATGATGTATAAAGCTTTTTTTGATACTAATATTTT
Coding sequences within:
- a CDS encoding ribbon-helix-helix protein, CopG family; the encoded protein is MATKILTIAVSEEIWKKIKQIAALQGKSISALMREQIEKFLGEENRYTEVHERIAKIAKENRGKLEKWKREDLYDV